Proteins co-encoded in one Arsenicicoccus dermatophilus genomic window:
- a CDS encoding ABC transporter permease produces MNVTYYRYELVRELRDRVGLFFTAGMPLFMYLVFGASRSYGAGTAGHGNLAAHVMISMALYGAISATSSLGAAAALEKTLGWGRQLGLTPLADGQFVLVKAAAAVTMAALPVAVVYATAAATGARAEHQVWWQSALLVVLGAAMFALLGLCFGLGMRSRSAVGAASGALVVLAFLGGLFMPLSGVLLQLGRFTPLYGVTQLARCPLTGGRTIDGDGHLVAEPLWIPLANVAAWLVILGVLATLLVRRSRERA; encoded by the coding sequence ATGAACGTCACCTACTACCGCTACGAGCTGGTCCGCGAGCTGCGGGACCGCGTCGGCCTGTTCTTCACCGCCGGGATGCCGCTGTTCATGTACCTCGTCTTCGGCGCCTCCCGGTCGTACGGCGCCGGCACCGCCGGCCACGGCAACCTCGCGGCGCACGTCATGATCTCGATGGCGCTGTACGGCGCGATCAGCGCCACCTCCTCCCTCGGCGCGGCCGCCGCCCTGGAGAAGACCCTCGGCTGGGGCCGCCAGCTCGGCCTGACGCCCCTGGCCGACGGGCAGTTCGTGCTGGTCAAGGCCGCCGCCGCGGTCACCATGGCCGCCCTGCCCGTCGCGGTCGTCTATGCCACCGCCGCCGCCACGGGCGCCCGCGCCGAGCACCAGGTGTGGTGGCAGTCGGCCCTGCTCGTGGTGCTCGGTGCCGCGATGTTCGCGCTCCTCGGGCTGTGCTTCGGGCTGGGGATGCGGTCGCGCTCGGCCGTCGGCGCCGCCAGCGGCGCGCTGGTCGTCCTAGCCTTCCTCGGCGGGCTGTTCATGCCGCTGTCCGGCGTCCTGCTGCAGCTCGGGCGGTTCACCCCGCTGTATGGCGTGACGCAGCTTGCCCGCTGTCCCCTGACGGGCGGGCGCACCATCGACGGCGACGGCCACCTGGTCGCCGAGCCGCTGTGGATCCCGCTCGCTAACGTGGCGGCATGGCTGGTGATCCTGGGGGTGCTCGCGACGCTGCTGGTGCGCCGCAGCCGGGAGCGCGCGTGA
- a CDS encoding formimidoylglutamate deiminase: MTTFWAEHAQLPSGITSGVRIQVSGDRISAIEVRTHPRPGDTKLQGVTFPGMADAHSHAFHRALRGRTHASGGDFWTWRERMYAVMTRLTPDNYRDLARAVFAEMVLAGFTTVGEFHYVHHQPDGRPYADPNEMGHALREAASDAGIRLTLLDTCYLTGGLDGGGYHPLDSAQRRFGDGSAESWAGRVSQLVEGPEFRVGAAIHSVRAVPRDQLTEIAEMAGDAGGVHQAPMPLHVHLSEQLAENAATLACYGRTPTQLLAEEEVLSAHTTAVHATHLTEEDIRLLGDSGTGACFCPLTERDLADGIGPAYDLHRAGSPLSIGTDQHVAIDPWGELRSLEMHERLVTNERGRFTPLELATIGTENGYRALGWPDGGRLEVGALADLCNVRLDSVRTVGAKPAQVLYAATSGDVDTVVVGGRVVVEGGYHRHGSVALMLRTALDQLLEEM; encoded by the coding sequence ATGACGACCTTCTGGGCCGAGCACGCCCAGCTGCCGAGCGGGATCACGAGCGGTGTGCGCATCCAGGTCAGCGGTGACCGGATCAGCGCCATCGAGGTCCGCACCCACCCGCGACCGGGCGACACCAAGCTCCAGGGCGTGACCTTCCCCGGCATGGCCGACGCGCACTCGCACGCCTTCCACCGGGCGCTGCGCGGGCGGACCCATGCCTCCGGCGGCGACTTCTGGACCTGGCGGGAGCGGATGTATGCCGTGATGACCCGCCTGACCCCGGACAACTACCGTGACCTGGCCCGGGCGGTCTTCGCCGAGATGGTGCTCGCGGGCTTCACGACGGTGGGCGAGTTCCACTACGTGCACCACCAGCCGGACGGGCGGCCCTATGCCGACCCCAACGAGATGGGGCACGCCCTGCGCGAGGCCGCCTCCGACGCCGGGATCCGACTCACCCTGCTGGACACCTGCTACCTCACCGGCGGGCTCGACGGCGGCGGCTACCACCCCCTCGACAGCGCCCAGCGCCGCTTCGGGGACGGCTCGGCCGAGTCCTGGGCCGGGCGGGTCAGCCAGCTCGTCGAGGGCCCGGAGTTCCGCGTCGGCGCGGCGATCCACTCGGTGCGCGCGGTCCCGCGGGACCAGCTCACCGAGATCGCCGAGATGGCGGGCGACGCGGGCGGCGTCCACCAGGCGCCGATGCCGCTGCACGTCCACCTGTCCGAGCAGCTTGCCGAGAACGCCGCCACCCTCGCGTGCTACGGCCGCACCCCGACCCAGCTGCTCGCCGAGGAGGAGGTGCTGTCCGCGCACACCACCGCCGTGCACGCCACCCACCTCACCGAGGAGGACATCCGGCTGCTCGGCGACTCCGGGACGGGCGCGTGCTTCTGCCCGCTCACCGAGCGCGACCTCGCCGACGGCATCGGCCCGGCCTACGACCTGCACCGCGCCGGATCGCCGCTGTCCATCGGCACCGACCAGCACGTGGCCATCGACCCCTGGGGCGAGCTGCGCTCCCTGGAGATGCACGAGCGCCTGGTCACCAACGAGCGGGGGCGGTTCACGCCGCTGGAGCTCGCCACCATCGGCACCGAGAACGGCTACCGCGCGCTCGGGTGGCCCGACGGCGGACGGCTCGAGGTCGGCGCCCTCGCCGACCTGTGCAACGTCCGCCTCGACTCGGTGCGCACCGTCGGCGCCAAGCCCGCGCAGGTGCTGTACGCCGCCACCTCCGGCGACGTGGACACCGTCGTCGTCGGCGGCCGCGTCGTCGTCGAGGGCGGCTACCACCGCCACGGCTCGGTGGCCCTGATGCTGCGCACCGCCCTCGACCAGCTCCTGGAGGAGATGTGA
- a CDS encoding ABC transporter ATP-binding protein, with protein MTTPAIELRDLRKEFRVKGETVTAVDGLDLTVLPGEVVAFLGPNGAGKTTTLDLVLGLTSPTSGTVRTYGGAPRAAVRAGRVGAVLQSGGLLDDLTVRETVHLVASTYPEPALRSRAHVAEVVERAGLTRLVDRRVATCSGGEQQRLRFALALLPELDLMILDEPTAGMDVQARQDFWAAMHADAAAGRTVVFATHYLEEAEHFAQRIVLVARGRVVADGTTAELRARSSTRVVSADVDAADLSRVQALVARIPGVGQVETTGTGRTGIRLTARCTDSDTLARVLLQEGARELEVGRGSLDQAFVDLTGGAATDSAPAPADRTRTLELQR; from the coding sequence ATGACGACACCAGCGATCGAGCTGCGCGACCTGCGCAAGGAGTTCCGGGTCAAGGGGGAGACGGTCACCGCCGTCGACGGCCTGGACCTGACCGTGCTGCCCGGCGAGGTGGTGGCCTTCCTCGGGCCCAACGGCGCCGGCAAGACGACGACCCTGGACCTGGTCCTCGGGCTCACCTCCCCCACCTCCGGGACGGTCCGGACGTATGGCGGCGCGCCGCGCGCAGCGGTGCGGGCGGGGCGCGTCGGCGCGGTCCTCCAGAGCGGCGGGCTGCTCGACGACCTCACCGTCCGCGAGACCGTCCACCTGGTCGCCTCCACCTACCCCGAACCGGCGCTGCGCTCCCGCGCCCACGTCGCCGAGGTCGTCGAGCGGGCCGGGCTCACCCGCCTCGTCGACCGCCGCGTCGCCACCTGCTCCGGCGGCGAGCAGCAGCGGCTGCGGTTCGCGCTCGCGCTGCTGCCCGAGCTGGACCTGATGATCCTCGACGAGCCCACCGCGGGCATGGACGTGCAGGCGCGCCAGGACTTCTGGGCCGCGATGCACGCCGACGCCGCGGCCGGCCGGACCGTCGTCTTCGCCACCCACTACCTCGAGGAGGCCGAGCACTTCGCGCAACGGATCGTCCTCGTCGCCCGCGGCCGGGTCGTCGCCGACGGCACCACCGCCGAGCTGCGCGCCCGCTCGTCGACACGGGTCGTCTCCGCGGACGTCGACGCCGCCGACCTGTCCCGCGTCCAGGCCCTCGTCGCCCGCATCCCCGGGGTCGGGCAGGTCGAGACCACCGGGACCGGACGGACCGGCATACGGCTGACCGCCCGGTGCACCGACTCCGACACCCTCGCCCGCGTGCTCCTGCAGGAGGGAGCCCGCGAGCTCGAGGTCGGCCGGGGCTCGCTGGACCAGGCCTTCGTGGACCTCACCGGCGGCGCAGCCACCGACAGCGCTCCCGCACCCGCCGACCGCACCCGCACCCTGGAGCTGCAGCGATGA
- a CDS encoding cold-shock protein, whose translation MADVIQGEVLSFDAVKGYGFIAPMDDGPDVFLHVNDIVGDRSQVRPGVIVEYVAEEGAKGPKAAEVRALGDETDVRRLRAQAVDPVAVRDDRPDGEVDVLSPREFEATVTELLLRAEPTLTGTQIVHLRTRLGAMARGFGWVED comes from the coding sequence ATGGCGGATGTGATCCAGGGCGAGGTGCTGTCGTTCGACGCGGTCAAGGGGTACGGCTTCATCGCCCCGATGGACGACGGCCCGGACGTGTTCCTCCACGTCAACGACATCGTCGGCGACCGGTCCCAGGTGCGACCGGGCGTGATCGTGGAGTACGTCGCGGAGGAGGGTGCCAAGGGCCCCAAGGCCGCGGAGGTCCGGGCGCTCGGTGACGAGACCGACGTCCGCCGGCTGCGGGCCCAGGCCGTCGACCCGGTGGCGGTCCGCGACGACCGCCCCGACGGCGAGGTGGACGTGCTGTCGCCGCGCGAGTTCGAGGCCACGGTCACCGAGCTGCTGCTGCGCGCCGAGCCCACGCTCACGGGCACCCAGATCGTCCACCTGCGCACCCGGCTCGGCGCCATGGCGCGCGGGTTCGGCTGGGTCGAGGACTGA
- a CDS encoding response regulator, whose protein sequence is MIRLLLANDQAMVRGALAALLSLEPDLEVVAQVGRGDEVLPAVLRTRPDVCLLDIEMPGLDGIAVAAQLAHDTTGVRSLVVTTFGRPGYVRRALEAGASGFVVKDAPACELAEAVRRVHAGLRVVDAALATESLYGGASPLTAREVDVLRLALEGHRAPAIASRLFLSAGTVRNHLSSAITKTSTATAVEAAREAQQRGWL, encoded by the coding sequence GTGATCCGGCTGCTGCTCGCCAACGACCAGGCCATGGTGCGCGGGGCGCTCGCCGCGCTGCTCTCGCTGGAGCCCGACCTCGAGGTCGTCGCCCAGGTCGGGCGCGGCGACGAGGTGCTGCCCGCGGTCCTCCGGACCCGCCCCGACGTGTGCCTGCTCGACATCGAGATGCCCGGGCTCGACGGGATCGCCGTGGCCGCGCAGCTCGCCCACGACACGACCGGGGTGCGGTCGCTGGTGGTGACTACCTTCGGGCGGCCCGGTTATGTGCGGCGGGCGCTGGAGGCCGGGGCCTCGGGCTTCGTGGTCAAGGACGCGCCCGCCTGCGAGCTGGCCGAGGCCGTGCGGCGGGTCCACGCTGGGCTGCGCGTCGTCGACGCGGCGCTCGCCACCGAGTCCCTGTACGGCGGCGCGTCGCCGCTCACCGCCCGCGAGGTCGACGTGCTGCGACTCGCGCTCGAGGGACATCGGGCGCCGGCGATCGCGTCGAGACTGTTCCTGTCGGCCGGGACGGTGCGCAACCACCTCTCGTCGGCCATCACCAAGACGTCGACCGCCACCGCCGTGGAGGCCGCCCGCGAGGCCCAGCAGCGCGGGTGGCTCTGA
- the hutU gene encoding urocanate hydratase gives MDGARPVRAPRGTTLTARSWQTEAPLRMLMNNLDPEVAERPDDLVVYGGTGRAARDWRSFDAMVRTLTTLKDDETMLVQSGRPVGVVQTHEWAPRVLIANSNLVGDWATWETFRELEQRGLTMYGQMTAGSWIYIGTQGILQGTYECFAAIAERRYAGTLAGTLTLTGGCGGMGGAQPLAVTLNGGVVIVVDVDEARLRRRVEHRYLDVVASSLDDAVEQALAAKSARQALSVGVVGNCAEVFPELLRRGVEIDVVTDQTSAHDPLSYLPVGVEVDEWADYAAKKPEEFTDRARESMAAHVQAMVDFQDRGAEVFDYGNSIRDEARKGGCERAFEIEGFVPRYIRPLFCEGKGPFRWAALSGSPEDIYATDRAVLDLFPDDDRLQRWIRGARDKVAFEGLPARICWLGYGERDRAGLKFNDMVASGELQAPVVIGRDHLDCGSVASPYRETEAMADGSDAIADWPLLNALVSTSSGASWVSIHHGGGVGIGRSIHAGQVSVADGTPLAAQKLARVLRNDPGMGVIRHVDAGYERADEVAAERDVRIPMREG, from the coding sequence ATGGACGGCGCCCGCCCCGTCCGCGCACCGCGCGGCACCACCCTCACCGCGCGCAGCTGGCAGACCGAGGCCCCGCTGCGCATGCTCATGAACAACCTCGACCCCGAGGTGGCCGAGCGTCCCGACGACCTCGTGGTCTACGGCGGGACCGGCCGGGCGGCCCGCGACTGGCGCAGCTTCGACGCCATGGTGCGCACCCTGACCACCCTCAAGGACGACGAGACCATGCTGGTCCAGTCCGGACGACCCGTCGGCGTCGTGCAGACCCACGAGTGGGCGCCGCGCGTGCTCATCGCCAACTCCAACCTCGTCGGCGACTGGGCGACCTGGGAGACGTTCCGCGAGCTGGAGCAGCGCGGGCTGACGATGTACGGCCAGATGACCGCCGGCTCCTGGATCTACATCGGCACGCAGGGCATCCTGCAGGGCACCTACGAGTGCTTCGCGGCCATCGCCGAGCGGCGGTATGCCGGCACCCTCGCCGGCACCCTGACCCTCACCGGCGGGTGCGGCGGCATGGGCGGCGCGCAGCCGCTCGCCGTGACCCTCAACGGCGGCGTCGTGATCGTCGTCGACGTGGACGAGGCGCGGCTGCGGCGCCGGGTGGAGCACCGCTACCTCGACGTGGTGGCCTCCTCGCTCGACGACGCGGTCGAGCAGGCGCTCGCCGCCAAGAGCGCGCGACAGGCGCTGTCCGTCGGCGTCGTCGGCAACTGCGCCGAGGTCTTCCCCGAGCTGCTGCGTCGCGGCGTCGAGATCGACGTCGTCACCGACCAGACCTCCGCCCACGACCCGCTCAGCTATCTGCCGGTCGGCGTCGAGGTCGACGAGTGGGCCGACTACGCCGCCAAGAAGCCCGAGGAGTTCACCGACCGGGCGCGCGAGTCCATGGCCGCCCACGTGCAGGCGATGGTCGACTTCCAGGACCGCGGCGCCGAGGTCTTCGACTACGGCAACTCGATCCGCGACGAGGCCCGCAAGGGCGGCTGCGAGCGCGCCTTCGAGATCGAGGGCTTCGTGCCGCGCTACATCCGGCCGCTGTTCTGCGAGGGCAAGGGCCCCTTCCGCTGGGCGGCGCTGTCCGGCTCCCCCGAGGACATCTACGCCACCGACCGCGCGGTGCTCGACCTCTTCCCCGACGACGACCGGCTGCAGCGCTGGATCCGGGGGGCGCGCGACAAGGTCGCCTTCGAGGGCCTGCCCGCCCGCATCTGCTGGCTGGGGTATGGCGAGCGTGACCGCGCCGGGCTGAAGTTCAACGACATGGTCGCGAGCGGCGAGCTGCAGGCCCCCGTGGTGATCGGCCGTGACCACCTGGACTGCGGCTCCGTGGCGTCGCCCTACCGCGAGACCGAGGCCATGGCCGACGGCTCCGACGCCATCGCCGACTGGCCCCTGCTCAACGCCCTCGTCTCCACGTCGTCGGGCGCCTCCTGGGTGTCGATCCACCACGGCGGCGGCGTCGGCATCGGTCGCTCCATCCACGCCGGGCAGGTGTCCGTCGCCGACGGTACGCCGCTCGCTGCGCAGAAGCTCGCCCGTGTGCTCCGCAACGACCCCGGCATGGGCGTGATCCGGCACGTGGACGCGGGCTACGAGCGGGCCGACGAGGTCGCGGCCGAGCGCGACGTGCGGATCCCCATGCGCGAGGGCTGA
- a CDS encoding glycosyltransferase, which produces MELRIAQLANFVGPTSGGMKIAIDQLARGYRAGGAQRLLVVPGSIDDWIETELGWVVTVAAPTVSGGYRMIVDPRPVLRALEAFGPTSLEVSDKTTLLAVTVAARRRGIPTVLFSHERLDAMLSLRVGLGTGLSRSLRHPLRWFNGRLARVYDEIVVTSAYAAGEFSGLAAVDATRLHRVPLGVDLETFAPLDEAARADMPRDGLLRLVHAGRLSREKEPHLSIKVLRALHRRGVPVHLDVYGEGPMRGELEALAAGLPVVFHGHVAGRGAIARRLGEADVSLSLCAGETFGLAVLEALACGTPVVTADRGGARELVDDTSGGWAPADDPEALADAVLRVAERPEAQRRLAARARAERYPWSAPVERMLALHRELAARPRD; this is translated from the coding sequence GTGGAGCTCCGCATCGCCCAGCTGGCCAACTTCGTGGGCCCGACGTCCGGCGGCATGAAGATCGCGATCGACCAGCTCGCCCGCGGCTACCGCGCCGGTGGCGCGCAGCGGCTGCTCGTGGTGCCCGGCTCCATCGACGACTGGATCGAGACCGAGCTCGGGTGGGTGGTCACGGTGGCGGCGCCCACCGTCTCGGGCGGCTACCGGATGATCGTCGACCCCCGGCCGGTGCTGCGGGCGCTCGAGGCCTTCGGGCCCACCTCGCTGGAGGTCTCGGACAAGACGACCCTGCTCGCGGTCACCGTGGCCGCCAGGCGGCGGGGCATCCCGACGGTGCTGTTCTCCCACGAGCGGCTCGACGCGATGCTCTCGCTGCGGGTGGGGCTGGGCACGGGCCTGTCCCGCAGCCTGCGGCACCCGCTGCGGTGGTTCAACGGGCGGCTGGCCCGCGTCTACGACGAGATCGTGGTCACGAGCGCGTATGCCGCGGGCGAGTTCTCGGGGCTCGCGGCCGTCGACGCGACACGGCTGCACCGGGTGCCGCTCGGGGTGGACCTGGAGACCTTCGCGCCGCTCGACGAGGCCGCCCGCGCCGACATGCCCCGGGACGGCCTGCTCCGCCTCGTCCACGCCGGGCGCCTGTCCCGCGAGAAGGAGCCGCACCTGTCGATCAAGGTGCTGCGCGCCCTGCACCGTCGCGGCGTCCCGGTCCACCTGGACGTGTATGGCGAGGGCCCGATGCGCGGCGAGCTGGAGGCGCTGGCCGCCGGTCTGCCGGTGGTCTTCCACGGGCACGTGGCCGGCCGCGGGGCCATCGCCCGCCGGCTCGGGGAGGCCGACGTCTCGCTGAGCCTGTGCGCGGGCGAGACCTTCGGGCTGGCGGTGCTGGAGGCCCTGGCGTGCGGCACCCCCGTGGTGACCGCCGACCGCGGGGGTGCCCGCGAGCTCGTCGACGACACCTCGGGCGGCTGGGCGCCCGCCGACGACCCCGAGGCCCTGGCCGACGCCGTGCTCCGCGTCGCCGAGCGGCCGGAGGCGCAGCGGCGCCTGGCGGCGCGGGCGCGCGCCGAGCGCTATCCCTGGTCGGCGCCGGTGGAGCGGATGCTGGCGCTGCACCGCGAGCTGGCCGCCCGTCCCCGCGACTGA
- a CDS encoding allantoate amidohydrolase, with protein sequence MSTPTSPSPAVTDFDRMWAELQPVGRAGSGGYRRFAWTREDATLREWFAGECARRGLDLVEDRLGNQWAWWGDPDTQGPGVVIGSHLDSVPDGGAYDGPLGVVTALATVDALRAAGHTPQVPLGVVNFADEEGARFGVACIGSRVVTGALTPERALALTDNDGVSLAEALRAAGCDPGAIGRDDEAVGRVGTFVEVHVEQGRGLADLDRAVAVGTAIWPHGRWRLDLVGQANHAGTTRLEDRDDPMLRLASAILTARSAAETHACVATIGKTRVVPGGVNAIPSEVTAWLDARGPVDADVREVVAEVARTVGVEAVEESWTPQTGFDAQLAARLSVLLDDAPLLGTGAGHDAGILAGAGVPTAMLFVRNPTGISHSPQEHAEVEDCHAGVDALRRVVTDLTAEARA encoded by the coding sequence ATGTCGACGCCGACCTCTCCCAGCCCTGCCGTGACGGACTTCGACCGGATGTGGGCGGAGCTGCAGCCCGTGGGGCGGGCCGGCTCCGGCGGCTACCGGCGGTTCGCGTGGACCCGCGAGGACGCCACGCTGCGCGAGTGGTTCGCGGGGGAGTGCGCCCGGCGCGGCCTGGACCTGGTCGAGGACCGCCTCGGCAACCAGTGGGCCTGGTGGGGCGACCCGGACACCCAGGGTCCCGGCGTGGTCATCGGCTCGCACCTGGACTCGGTGCCGGACGGCGGGGCCTATGACGGCCCGCTGGGCGTGGTCACGGCGCTCGCCACCGTCGACGCGCTGCGCGCCGCCGGCCATACCCCCCAGGTGCCGCTGGGCGTCGTGAACTTCGCCGACGAGGAGGGGGCCCGCTTCGGCGTCGCGTGCATCGGCTCGCGGGTCGTCACCGGCGCGCTGACCCCCGAGCGGGCGCTGGCGCTGACCGACAACGACGGGGTGAGCCTGGCCGAGGCGCTGCGGGCCGCGGGGTGCGACCCGGGAGCGATCGGCCGCGACGACGAGGCGGTCGGGCGGGTCGGGACCTTCGTGGAGGTGCACGTCGAGCAGGGCCGCGGCCTGGCCGACCTGGACCGCGCGGTCGCCGTGGGCACCGCGATCTGGCCGCACGGCCGCTGGCGCCTGGACCTGGTCGGCCAGGCCAACCACGCCGGCACCACCCGGCTGGAGGACCGCGACGACCCGATGCTGCGCCTGGCCTCGGCCATCCTCACCGCGCGCAGCGCCGCCGAGACCCACGCCTGCGTCGCCACGATCGGCAAGACCCGCGTGGTCCCCGGCGGCGTCAACGCCATCCCCTCCGAGGTCACCGCCTGGCTGGACGCCCGCGGCCCGGTCGACGCCGACGTGCGCGAGGTGGTCGCCGAGGTCGCCCGCACGGTGGGCGTCGAGGCGGTGGAGGAGAGCTGGACCCCCCAGACGGGCTTCGACGCGCAGCTGGCGGCCCGGCTGTCGGTGCTGCTCGACGACGCGCCCCTGCTCGGCACCGGCGCGGGTCACGACGCCGGGATCCTCGCGGGCGCCGGCGTCCCCACCGCCATGCTCTTCGTCCGCAACCCCACCGGCATCTCCCACTCGCCGCAGGAGCACGCTGAGGTCGAGGACTGCCACGCCGGGGTCGACGCGCTGCGCCGGGTCGTCACCGACCTGACCGCCGAGGCCCGGGCTTAG
- a CDS encoding sensor histidine kinase, which produces MTDGVGPGAAPSGAGPTEAGAAAAPGPDNPWVRFAWILPAVWLIFLVYPGIAMVRAPHPVWVRALGLADLVAFGAVFVHGCARCWAETAWPRFPLAHRLFAVLVALVAGQLPVIGLEALGIAPFLVSFLAFTFPLALGLALTTVVWAFALGIPLLTGQGSSWVGMLAILGIVTVSTFLTRVSNARGLEYDRAVERLRLSEERERVARDVHDVLGHSLTVVSVKAELAERLLDVDVERARAELADVRALTRTALAEIRETVGGLRVAVLADEIDAARTTLTGAGIEPDLPTDLTVVDPATARSSPGRCARRSPTSSATPAPPAARSASAPGPWWSRTTDAACARAARATGSAAYANASPPWMATWPSPAAPTAAAPGWR; this is translated from the coding sequence GTGACCGACGGCGTCGGCCCGGGCGCCGCCCCGAGCGGGGCCGGCCCGACGGAGGCCGGCGCCGCCGCGGCGCCCGGGCCGGACAACCCCTGGGTGCGGTTCGCCTGGATCCTGCCCGCCGTGTGGCTGATCTTCCTGGTCTATCCCGGGATCGCCATGGTGCGGGCGCCCCACCCGGTCTGGGTGCGGGCACTGGGCCTGGCCGACCTGGTGGCCTTCGGCGCGGTCTTCGTCCACGGCTGCGCCCGCTGCTGGGCCGAGACGGCGTGGCCGCGGTTCCCCCTCGCCCATCGCCTGTTCGCGGTGCTGGTCGCCCTGGTGGCGGGACAGCTGCCGGTGATCGGGCTCGAGGCCCTCGGGATCGCGCCGTTCCTGGTGTCCTTCCTGGCGTTCACCTTCCCGCTCGCCCTGGGTCTGGCCCTGACCACGGTGGTGTGGGCGTTCGCCCTCGGCATACCGCTGCTCACCGGCCAGGGATCGAGCTGGGTGGGGATGCTCGCGATCCTCGGGATCGTCACGGTGAGCACCTTCCTGACGCGGGTGAGCAACGCGCGCGGGCTGGAGTACGACCGGGCCGTGGAGCGGCTGCGGCTGTCCGAGGAGCGCGAGCGGGTCGCGCGGGACGTCCACGACGTCCTCGGCCACTCCCTCACCGTGGTGTCGGTCAAGGCCGAGCTCGCCGAGCGGCTCCTCGACGTCGACGTGGAGCGGGCCCGGGCCGAGCTCGCCGACGTCCGCGCGCTGACCCGCACCGCCCTGGCCGAGATCCGCGAGACCGTCGGCGGCCTGCGGGTGGCCGTGCTCGCCGACGAGATCGACGCCGCCCGCACCACCCTGACCGGCGCCGGGATCGAGCCGGACCTGCCCACCGACCTCACCGTCGTCGACCCCGCCACCGCACGGTCCTCGCCTGGACGCTGCGCGAGGCGGTCACCAACGTCGTCCGCCACGCCGGCGCCACCCGCTGCACGGTCCGCCTCGGCGCCGGGTCCCTGGTGGTCGAGGACGACGGACGCGGCCTGCGCGCGGGCCGCGAGGGCAACGGGATCCGCGGCCTACGCGAACGCGTCGCCGCCGTGGATGGCCACCTGGCCCTCGCCGGCGGCCCCGACGGCCGCGGCACCCGGCTGGAGGTGA